From the genome of Edaphobacter dinghuensis, one region includes:
- the ilvD gene encoding dihydroxy-acid dehydratase, protein MSNELDPAKKNSIALTEGPSRAAARSYFRSVGFSKEDLHKPIIGIANTWTEVGPCNFHLRKVAEAVKQGIREAGGTPMEFNTITVHDGITMGTQGMKASLISREVIADSIELVTHANSFDGIVCIAGCDKNMPAAIMALARLDIPGLMLYGGSIAPGHLQQPDGSSKDITILNVFEAIGSHAAGKINDDQLEAVEAAACPGPGACGGQFTANTMAMAGEFLGISPIEITGVPAMSPEKHEASRQAGRLVMDLARKGLTPRQIMSRKSIENAIAAVCASGGSTNAVLHLIAIAHELNIPISMEDFDKISEHTPFICDLSPGGKYTAKDYQEAGGSRLLAKRLMERGQLHDTITVTGKTLHEEAKAAHETPGQVVIHEWDKPLKPTGGLVILKGNLAPDGCVIKVAGHERLFHQGPARVFDSEDDCFAAVESGKINPSDVLVIRYEGPRGGPGMREMLAVTAAVKGIPELSETVALLTDGRFSGATRGLMAGHVAPEAQLGGPIAAVHEGDTITFDIPNRELRLEVPAEEIAARLKNVKAPVPHFNSGVFAKYANTVSSASKGAVTT, encoded by the coding sequence TTGAGCAACGAACTCGATCCCGCAAAGAAAAATTCCATCGCACTGACCGAAGGCCCGTCCCGCGCCGCTGCGCGCTCCTACTTTCGCAGCGTAGGCTTCAGCAAGGAAGATCTGCACAAGCCCATCATCGGCATCGCCAATACATGGACCGAGGTCGGCCCCTGCAACTTCCATCTGCGCAAAGTCGCCGAGGCAGTCAAGCAGGGCATTCGCGAGGCTGGCGGAACACCGATGGAGTTCAACACCATCACCGTCCACGACGGCATCACCATGGGCACACAGGGCATGAAGGCTTCGCTGATCTCTCGCGAGGTCATCGCTGATTCCATCGAACTCGTCACCCACGCCAACTCCTTCGACGGCATCGTCTGCATCGCCGGTTGCGACAAGAACATGCCCGCCGCCATCATGGCGCTGGCGCGTCTCGACATTCCCGGCCTTATGCTCTACGGCGGCAGCATCGCTCCCGGTCATCTGCAACAGCCCGATGGCAGCAGCAAGGACATCACCATCCTCAACGTCTTCGAGGCCATCGGCTCACACGCTGCGGGCAAGATCAACGATGACCAGCTTGAAGCAGTCGAAGCAGCAGCCTGTCCCGGCCCCGGAGCCTGCGGCGGCCAGTTCACCGCCAACACCATGGCGATGGCGGGCGAGTTCCTCGGCATCTCGCCGATCGAGATCACTGGCGTTCCTGCGATGTCGCCCGAGAAGCACGAGGCATCGCGTCAGGCTGGCCGCCTCGTAATGGACCTTGCACGTAAGGGCCTCACGCCGCGCCAGATTATGAGCCGCAAGTCCATCGAGAACGCCATCGCCGCAGTTTGCGCGTCGGGCGGATCGACCAACGCTGTGCTGCACCTGATCGCCATCGCGCATGAGCTGAACATTCCCATCTCGATGGAGGACTTCGACAAGATCAGCGAGCACACGCCGTTCATCTGCGATCTCTCGCCGGGCGGCAAGTACACCGCGAAGGATTATCAGGAGGCAGGCGGATCGCGCCTGCTGGCCAAGCGGCTGATGGAGCGCGGACAGTTGCACGACACCATCACCGTCACCGGCAAGACGCTGCACGAAGAGGCCAAGGCTGCGCACGAGACGCCTGGCCAGGTTGTGATTCACGAGTGGGACAAGCCGCTGAAGCCGACCGGAGGCTTGGTCATCCTCAAGGGCAATCTCGCTCCTGACGGCTGCGTCATCAAGGTGGCTGGGCACGAGCGGCTCTTTCATCAGGGTCCGGCGCGCGTCTTCGACTCCGAGGATGACTGCTTCGCCGCGGTCGAGTCAGGCAAGATCAATCCGTCCGATGTTCTCGTCATTCGCTATGAAGGACCTCGCGGAGGTCCGGGAATGCGCGAGATGCTGGCAGTTACGGCTGCGGTCAAGGGCATTCCTGAGCTCTCAGAAACGGTCGCTCTGCTCACCGATGGACGCTTCAGCGGGGCGACGCGCGGCTTGATGGCTGGTCACGTTGCACCCGAGGCTCAGCTTGGCGGACCGATCGCCGCGGTGCATGAAGGCGACACGATCACGTTCGATATTCCGAACCGCGAGCTGCGGCTTGAGGTTCCAGCGGAAGAGATTGCTGCTCGTCTCAAAAACGTCAAAGCTCCAGTGCCGCACTTCAACAGCGGAGTCTTTGCCAAGTATGCCAACACCGTAAGCAGCGCGTCGAAGGGCGCTGTTACAACTTAG
- the ilvB gene encoding biosynthetic-type acetolactate synthase large subunit: MADKNQHPQLTGAEIVWATLAGEGVDKVFGYPGGAILPVYDALRKFPSIHHVLVRHEQGASHMADGYARASGKTGVCIATSGPGATNLVTGIATAMLDSIPMVAITGQVSSKVLGSDAFQEVDITAITMPITKHNWLVTRAEDIAPTIRAAFQIAQTGRPGPVLVDITKDAQQGMATFDFEAAAPAPHRPHPMLRSESSSIKQAIELIQSAKRPVILAGHGITQSGAEAEVIAFAERQQIPVASTLLGLGSFPTHHPLSLGMMGMHGESWVNHAIQQADLLLAFGMRFDDRVTGNLASYAPNAKKIHIEIDPSEINKNVKVDVALIGDLRQTLDLLLPLLPKKSDASWIKAVNAMKGDASVRDIINLPDNGHLYAAHVINDIWREAEAAGRTAQTIIVTDVGQHQMWEAQYYKHDTPRTLVTSGGLGTMGFALPAAIGAKVACPEKDVWVIAGDGGFQMTASELSTIQQEGLAINIAVINNGFLGMVRQWQEAFYEKNYAASPILSPDFVALAAAHGIAGATVSKRKDVTPTVTKARTSGKPFLINFQVEKEDGVYPMIAPGSALHEMVRRPTKDPLLETAEDE, from the coding sequence ATGGCAGACAAAAATCAACATCCGCAACTCACCGGAGCCGAGATCGTTTGGGCCACACTGGCGGGCGAAGGCGTCGACAAGGTCTTCGGCTATCCCGGCGGAGCCATCCTGCCCGTCTATGATGCCCTGCGCAAGTTTCCCAGCATCCACCATGTGCTGGTGCGCCACGAGCAGGGAGCCTCGCACATGGCCGACGGCTACGCGCGCGCCTCGGGCAAGACCGGCGTCTGCATCGCCACCAGCGGGCCGGGTGCGACCAACCTCGTCACTGGCATCGCCACGGCCATGCTCGACAGCATTCCCATGGTGGCCATCACCGGACAGGTCTCGTCGAAGGTGCTCGGCTCGGACGCCTTTCAGGAGGTCGACATCACCGCCATCACCATGCCGATCACCAAGCACAACTGGCTGGTGACACGCGCCGAAGATATCGCGCCGACCATTCGCGCTGCCTTCCAGATCGCGCAAACTGGCCGTCCCGGCCCGGTGCTGGTCGATATCACCAAGGATGCGCAGCAGGGTATGGCAACTTTCGACTTCGAGGCTGCCGCGCCAGCGCCGCATCGGCCGCACCCGATGCTGCGCTCCGAAAGCTCGTCGATCAAACAGGCCATCGAGCTGATTCAGTCGGCCAAGCGTCCGGTCATCCTCGCGGGTCACGGCATCACGCAGTCGGGAGCCGAGGCTGAGGTTATCGCCTTCGCCGAGCGTCAGCAGATTCCGGTTGCCAGCACGCTGCTCGGCCTTGGATCGTTTCCAACGCACCATCCGCTGTCGCTCGGCATGATGGGCATGCACGGCGAGTCGTGGGTGAACCATGCAATTCAGCAGGCCGACCTTCTGCTCGCCTTCGGCATGCGCTTCGACGACCGCGTGACCGGCAACCTCGCCAGCTACGCGCCCAACGCGAAGAAGATTCACATCGAGATCGACCCCAGCGAGATCAACAAGAACGTCAAGGTAGATGTAGCGCTGATCGGCGACCTGCGCCAGACGCTCGATCTTCTGCTGCCGCTGCTGCCGAAGAAGTCCGACGCAAGCTGGATCAAGGCTGTGAATGCCATGAAGGGCGATGCCTCAGTGCGTGACATCATCAACTTGCCCGACAACGGCCATCTATACGCCGCGCACGTCATCAACGACATCTGGCGCGAGGCCGAAGCCGCCGGAAGAACCGCCCAGACCATCATCGTGACCGACGTAGGCCAGCACCAGATGTGGGAGGCGCAGTACTACAAGCACGACACTCCGCGCACGCTGGTCACCAGCGGCGGACTGGGAACAATGGGATTTGCTCTGCCCGCAGCGATCGGCGCGAAGGTGGCCTGCCCCGAGAAGGACGTCTGGGTAATCGCAGGAGATGGCGGCTTCCAGATGACCGCCTCTGAGCTTTCGACCATTCAGCAGGAGGGCCTTGCGATCAACATCGCGGTCATCAACAACGGCTTCCTCGGCATGGTGCGGCAGTGGCAGGAGGCCTTCTACGAGAAGAACTACGCCGCCAGCCCCATCCTCTCGCCCGACTTCGTCGCACTCGCCGCCGCGCATGGTATCGCAGGAGCAACCGTCAGCAAGCGCAAGGATGTAACTCCCACAGTCACAAAAGCTCGCACCAGCGGCAAACCATTTCTGATTAATTTCCAAGTCGAAAAAGAGGACGGCGTTTATCCGATGATCGCTCCGGGTTCGGCACTGCACGAGATGGTTCGCAGGCCGACAAAGGATCCGCTGCTTGAGACTGCAGAGGATGAGTAG
- the ilvN gene encoding acetolactate synthase small subunit has translation MLHTFVALVSDKPGVLTRVASLFRRLNINIVSLTVGESERLDTSRMTIVCEAPEHAADRIRASLYKLEITVDVDEVGRSEAVIRELCLIKVSAGPREPNGLSSRSQIFELATVFRARVVDLAPESIMLEMTGSSSKIEGLLQVLRESGYTILEVSRTGRMAMRRGHHTSRVLKALGTPNGNGEADILSVPTTDIIPNEFDEH, from the coding sequence ATGCTCCACACCTTTGTAGCCCTCGTCTCCGATAAGCCCGGCGTTCTTACCCGGGTCGCCTCGCTCTTTCGCCGCCTGAACATCAATATCGTCTCGCTCACAGTCGGAGAGTCCGAGCGCCTCGACACCTCGCGCATGACCATCGTCTGCGAGGCTCCGGAGCATGCCGCCGACCGCATTCGCGCCAGCCTCTACAAGCTCGAAATCACCGTCGATGTCGACGAGGTAGGCCGCAGCGAGGCCGTCATCCGCGAGCTTTGCCTGATCAAAGTTTCGGCCGGGCCACGCGAGCCGAATGGCCTCTCCTCCCGTTCGCAGATCTTCGAGCTGGCCACGGTCTTCCGCGCCCGCGTTGTAGACCTCGCACCCGAGTCGATCATGCTCGAAATGACGGGCAGCTCCTCAAAGATCGAAGGACTGCTCCAGGTGCTGCGCGAGAGCGGCTACACCATACTCGAGGTCTCACGCACCGGCCGCATGGCGATGCGGCGCGGCCACCATACCAGCCGGGTGCTCAAGGCGCTGGGCACTCCCAACGGAAACGGCGAAGCCGATATTCTCAGCGTGCCGACGACCGATATCATCCCCAACGAATTTGACGAGCACTAA
- the ilvC gene encoding ketol-acid reductoisomerase has protein sequence MAKAYHDADADLSLIQAKKVAIIGYGSQGHAHALNLKDSGVDVRVGLRTDSPNVERARKAGLQVGTVAEVSKWADVIMNLTPDQTAAKVYHADIEPNLAPGKTLMFAHGFNIRFRTITPPTDVDVSLVAPKAPGHRVREVFTEGGGVPGLVAVEQDASGNALALALSYAKGIGCTRAGVLETTFTEETETDLFGEQAVLCGGTSALVKAGFETLVEAGYQPELAYFEVLHELKLIVDLMYRGGLEYMRHSISDTAEWGDYVTGPRIVTDATKKAMKEVLTDIQSGKFAERFIADQNSGRKEFEGFRSKERGHQIEKVGAELRKSMPFLDPVVVKDGAVVKA, from the coding sequence ATGGCTAAGGCATACCACGACGCAGACGCAGACCTCTCTCTTATCCAGGCGAAGAAAGTCGCCATCATCGGCTATGGCTCGCAGGGCCATGCCCATGCTCTCAACCTCAAGGACTCCGGCGTCGATGTGCGCGTTGGTCTCCGCACGGATAGCCCCAACGTGGAGCGTGCGCGCAAGGCTGGCCTTCAGGTCGGCACCGTCGCCGAAGTGTCGAAGTGGGCAGACGTCATCATGAACCTGACCCCCGACCAGACTGCCGCCAAGGTCTATCACGCCGATATCGAGCCGAACCTTGCCCCCGGCAAGACGCTGATGTTCGCGCACGGCTTCAACATTCGCTTCCGCACCATCACTCCCCCCACGGACGTTGATGTCTCGCTGGTCGCACCCAAGGCCCCCGGCCATCGCGTGCGCGAGGTCTTCACCGAAGGCGGCGGCGTACCCGGCCTGGTAGCGGTCGAGCAGGATGCCAGCGGCAACGCGCTCGCGCTTGCACTGAGCTACGCCAAGGGCATCGGCTGCACCCGCGCCGGTGTGCTTGAGACGACCTTCACGGAAGAGACCGAGACCGACCTCTTCGGCGAGCAGGCTGTCCTTTGCGGCGGAACCTCGGCGCTGGTCAAGGCTGGCTTTGAGACGTTGGTCGAGGCTGGCTATCAGCCCGAGCTGGCTTACTTCGAAGTGCTGCATGAGCTGAAGCTCATCGTCGACTTGATGTACCGCGGCGGCCTCGAGTACATGCGTCACTCCATCTCCGACACCGCGGAGTGGGGCGATTATGTCACCGGCCCCCGCATCGTCACCGACGCGACCAAGAAGGCCATGAAGGAAGTGCTCACCGACATCCAGAGCGGCAAGTTCGCCGAGCGCTTCATCGCAGACCAGAACTCGGGCCGCAAGGAGTTCGAGGGCTTCCGCTCGAAGGAGCGTGGCCACCAGATCGAAAAGGTCGGCGCAGAACTTCGCAAATCCATGCCGTTCCTCGACCCAGTCGTGGTCAAGGACGGAGCAGTCGTCAAGGCCTGA
- a CDS encoding sensor histidine kinase yields the protein METATLQAEPYLVPITPATPTPLPEIVAALRTITPLIGLSDEEYTWLATHGSERISDYDAMVFREGEPTSHLVFILRGEIHVRRRHSGPMALFIGRAGQMTGKLPFSRMKTYGGDGYTIGPTWVLDIHESLFPEMLEAIPSMAQRCVSVLLDRVREVTRMEQQAEKLSALGKLAGNLSHELNNPASAAQRSAASLFGELRKYGDQKYLLGSLCLTPEQSKIYKDWVIRTRASMAAYSSETVAPQNPLAFSDREEQLTKWLIDHNVTEPWTIAPSLSETRITLEHLDDLARHAPPELVPITIGTFATSLRVERMTEAIVDSTVRIFDLISAIKDYSYMDQAPIQDIDLAQSLETTLAMFSSRLQGITVERDFDPELPPISAYGSELSQVWTVLIENAIEAIRSSGVSGVLRLRTCLTGTMASIEVWNNGPEIDRAIQSRIFEPFFTTKAPGHGLGLGLDTAQRIVSRHSGFLTVESNPGATCFQVRLPLDQAQAY from the coding sequence ATGGAAACCGCGACCCTCCAAGCCGAGCCATACCTAGTTCCTATCACACCTGCAACCCCCACACCATTGCCTGAGATCGTTGCTGCGCTGCGCACGATCACTCCGCTCATCGGCCTCTCCGACGAGGAGTACACGTGGCTGGCCACGCATGGCTCAGAGCGCATCAGCGATTACGACGCCATGGTCTTTCGCGAAGGCGAGCCGACCTCGCATCTTGTCTTCATTCTGCGCGGGGAGATCCATGTCCGCCGCCGCCACTCCGGCCCTATGGCGCTGTTCATCGGCCGCGCCGGACAGATGACCGGCAAGCTTCCCTTCTCGCGCATGAAGACCTACGGCGGCGATGGCTACACCATTGGTCCCACCTGGGTGCTCGACATTCACGAGTCGCTCTTCCCCGAGATGCTCGAAGCTATCCCCTCGATGGCACAGCGGTGCGTCTCTGTGCTGCTCGATCGCGTGCGCGAAGTAACGCGCATGGAACAGCAGGCCGAAAAGCTTTCGGCTCTGGGCAAACTTGCGGGCAATCTCTCACATGAGCTCAACAACCCTGCCTCTGCAGCGCAGCGCTCCGCAGCCAGCCTCTTCGGCGAGCTGCGCAAGTACGGCGACCAGAAGTATCTGCTAGGCTCGCTTTGTCTTACGCCGGAGCAGTCCAAGATCTACAAGGACTGGGTGATTCGCACCCGTGCGAGCATGGCAGCGTATTCCAGTGAAACGGTCGCGCCGCAGAATCCGCTGGCCTTCTCGGATCGCGAAGAGCAGCTGACAAAATGGCTCATCGACCACAACGTCACCGAGCCGTGGACGATTGCACCTTCCCTCTCTGAGACGCGCATCACGCTCGAACATCTCGATGACCTGGCGCGCCATGCCCCACCGGAGCTTGTCCCTATTACCATCGGCACCTTTGCCACGTCGCTGCGTGTCGAGCGCATGACCGAGGCTATCGTCGACTCGACCGTCCGCATCTTCGACCTCATCAGCGCCATCAAGGACTACTCCTACATGGACCAGGCGCCGATTCAGGACATCGATCTTGCCCAGTCACTTGAAACCACACTGGCCATGTTCTCATCGCGGTTGCAGGGCATCACCGTCGAGCGCGACTTCGATCCTGAGCTTCCGCCAATCAGCGCCTATGGCAGCGAGCTCAGCCAGGTCTGGACGGTGCTGATCGAAAACGCCATCGAAGCCATACGATCGAGCGGCGTATCTGGCGTCCTTCGCCTCCGCACCTGCCTCACCGGTACGATGGCGAGCATCGAGGTCTGGAACAACGGCCCTGAGATCGACCGGGCCATTCAATCCCGCATCTTCGAACCTTTCTTTACAACCAAGGCTCCCGGCCATGGTCTGGGGCTCGGCCTCGATACCGCCCAGCGCATCGTCAGCCGCCACTCAGGCTTTCTGACAGTGGAATCGAACCCCGGAGCCACCTGCTTTCAGGTCCGTTTACCTCTGGACCAGGCACAGGCCTATTAA
- a CDS encoding DUF427 domain-containing protein has translation MAKAVWNGQTLAESETYETVEGNIYFPEETVKREFLRPSSTTSSCPWKGLARYYTVMVDDQENQDAAWYYPDPKPAARNVKHHIAFWRGVEITK, from the coding sequence ATGGCAAAGGCAGTATGGAATGGCCAGACGCTGGCCGAAAGCGAGACATACGAGACAGTCGAGGGAAACATTTATTTCCCGGAGGAGACGGTCAAACGAGAGTTTTTGAGGCCTAGTTCGACGACCTCCAGTTGCCCGTGGAAGGGACTGGCCCGGTATTACACGGTGATGGTTGACGACCAGGAAAATCAGGATGCGGCGTGGTATTACCCCGATCCGAAGCCTGCGGCTCGCAACGTAAAGCATCACATCGCGTTCTGGCGAGGTGTGGAAATCACTAAATAG
- a CDS encoding DUF4760 domain-containing protein, whose protein sequence is MATAADAELILRLYELRREEALRSARRFMVFDFQPKTLEELRAVSRDVQSPHNPAWRQTMSYWEMAASLVLRGALDADLFLDSNGEGILLYAKFHHFHAETEKESGNPFMGQTAALIEKYPVAKARYESLLKRFVPAQTPA, encoded by the coding sequence ATGGCAACGGCAGCGGATGCTGAACTGATTTTGCGGCTCTATGAGCTTCGACGGGAAGAGGCGCTGAGGAGTGCGCGGCGGTTTATGGTCTTCGATTTTCAGCCGAAGACGCTTGAAGAGCTGCGGGCGGTGTCGAGGGATGTTCAGTCTCCGCATAACCCCGCGTGGCGGCAGACCATGAGCTACTGGGAGATGGCTGCTTCGCTGGTGCTGCGCGGCGCGCTGGATGCCGACCTGTTTCTGGACTCGAACGGAGAGGGTATTCTGCTCTATGCGAAGTTCCATCACTTCCACGCCGAGACCGAGAAGGAGTCAGGCAATCCTTTCATGGGACAGACGGCAGCTCTGATTGAAAAATATCCGGTCGCGAAGGCACGATACGAGAGCTTATTGAAGAGGTTTGTGCCTGCCCAGACCCCGGCATAG
- the topA gene encoding type I DNA topoisomerase translates to MAKSLVIVESPAKAKTINKYLGSEYSVEASIGHIMDLPKNDIGVELKKRTFEPTLIVSPGKEKIVERLKKLAAKSDMVYLAPDPDREGEAIAAHLSMQLLPVMKDKSKIRRVTFNEITQKAVKAAFAHARDVDENLVDAQQTRRVLDRLVGYQVSPLLWDKVRRGLSAGRVQTVALRLIVEREREINEFNPVEYWTIDADLKTGKSAQEFTARMVGIEGKPIRVSNGVDKEGKEQFLSNALPDNESVDEVVEQLEKATWTVRSIEKKERRRNPQAPFTTSKLQQEAAGRLGFNVRRTMGVAQRLYEGVEIGSEGTVGLITYMRTDSTRVSADAIVDVREFVAKLGAAYLPAKPNEYAGKKQEQAQDAHEAIRPTNVKFTPESIRKYLSDEQFRLYRLIWQKFVSSQMTPAVFDQTTVDVAAKAKHTYDFRVSGSVLKFDGFLKFEEEDKKARQAAKDKASKEEQAAAEKLAQQSIQQENESQDDSADRRLPELNEGQALDLAKLDPQQKFTEPPPRYNEASLVKVLEERGIGRPSTYASIINTIQDRDYVKKIGAKFVPTEIGTVVTSLLVKNFPYIFDTQYTATLEGELDAVEEGEERWTDLLNGFYDHFEKELKVASTHMEDVKRMEQATEELCDKCGSPLVLKWGKFGSFYSCSNFTKVKPMTVAMGPWKKDAKAVTKKVTAAFEFPMIVKATTDDVIEYSKEVDDAKELSTSINAAAEQGKKITVEPVSCDFTKENFAAKPDLSAPGADDVPEEEFCDNCGRVMVLRNGPWGPFMACPGYNEDPPCKTIRKLTQKVQQKPPVQLEEMCPKCGKPLLLRNGQYGEFISCSGYPKCKYIKQDLLDVPCPKCGSEIAVRKTKRGDTFYGCVKYPKCDFASNLKLVNQACPKGDSSYLLEVTSDKGTYLVCPNNREALPKRRKKRGAVEEESTTPECSYEKKIAGPAPAVVVERPDPEKTRPVVESVA, encoded by the coding sequence ATGGCTAAATCACTTGTGATCGTGGAGTCGCCGGCAAAGGCGAAGACGATCAATAAATATCTCGGCAGTGAATACTCGGTGGAGGCCTCGATTGGCCACATCATGGACCTGCCCAAAAACGACATCGGCGTCGAGCTGAAGAAGCGGACGTTCGAGCCGACGCTGATCGTATCTCCCGGCAAAGAAAAGATTGTGGAGCGGTTGAAGAAGCTGGCGGCGAAGTCGGACATGGTCTACCTGGCACCCGACCCCGACCGCGAGGGTGAGGCGATTGCCGCGCACCTGTCGATGCAGCTTCTGCCTGTGATGAAGGACAAGTCGAAGATTCGCCGCGTGACCTTCAATGAGATTACGCAGAAGGCGGTGAAGGCAGCGTTTGCCCACGCCCGCGATGTCGATGAAAATCTGGTGGACGCGCAGCAGACCCGGCGCGTGCTCGACCGCCTGGTGGGATATCAGGTCTCGCCGCTGCTATGGGACAAGGTGCGCCGTGGGTTGAGCGCTGGCCGCGTGCAGACGGTGGCATTGCGCCTGATTGTGGAACGCGAGCGCGAGATTAATGAGTTTAATCCGGTTGAGTACTGGACCATCGATGCAGATTTGAAGACGGGCAAGAGTGCGCAGGAGTTCACGGCGCGCATGGTCGGCATCGAAGGCAAGCCGATCCGTGTCTCGAATGGCGTCGATAAGGAGGGCAAGGAGCAGTTTCTCTCGAATGCGCTGCCCGATAACGAGTCGGTTGACGAGGTGGTCGAGCAACTCGAGAAGGCTACGTGGACCGTTCGCAGCATTGAGAAAAAAGAGCGGCGACGGAATCCTCAGGCTCCGTTTACGACCAGCAAGTTGCAGCAGGAGGCAGCCGGTCGACTCGGATTCAACGTGCGCCGAACGATGGGCGTGGCGCAGAGGCTTTATGAAGGCGTTGAGATCGGAAGCGAAGGTACGGTCGGCCTGATTACCTATATGCGTACCGATTCGACCCGCGTCAGCGCCGATGCGATTGTCGATGTGCGCGAGTTTGTTGCCAAGCTGGGAGCGGCGTATCTACCGGCGAAGCCGAACGAGTATGCCGGCAAGAAACAGGAGCAGGCACAGGATGCGCACGAGGCCATTCGTCCGACGAACGTGAAGTTCACGCCGGAGTCGATTCGGAAGTATCTTTCCGACGAGCAGTTCCGCCTTTATCGCCTGATCTGGCAGAAGTTTGTCTCCAGCCAGATGACGCCTGCGGTCTTTGACCAGACCACGGTGGATGTCGCGGCCAAGGCAAAGCACACGTATGACTTTCGTGTCAGCGGCAGTGTGCTCAAGTTCGATGGCTTCCTCAAGTTTGAAGAAGAGGACAAGAAAGCGCGTCAGGCAGCCAAGGATAAAGCGAGCAAGGAAGAGCAGGCTGCCGCGGAGAAGCTTGCGCAGCAGAGCATTCAGCAGGAGAACGAGTCGCAGGATGATTCTGCTGATCGCCGTCTGCCGGAGCTGAACGAGGGGCAGGCGCTGGATCTGGCGAAGCTCGATCCGCAGCAGAAGTTCACCGAGCCGCCGCCGCGTTACAACGAGGCTTCGCTGGTGAAGGTGCTGGAAGAGCGCGGCATCGGTCGGCCTTCGACTTATGCTTCGATCATCAACACGATTCAGGATCGCGACTACGTCAAGAAGATCGGCGCAAAGTTTGTGCCGACGGAGATTGGCACGGTTGTCACTAGCCTGCTGGTGAAGAACTTTCCGTACATCTTCGACACGCAGTACACGGCGACGCTCGAAGGCGAGCTGGACGCGGTCGAAGAGGGTGAGGAGCGTTGGACCGATCTGCTGAATGGCTTCTATGACCACTTCGAGAAGGAGTTGAAGGTTGCCAGCACGCACATGGAAGACGTCAAGCGCATGGAGCAGGCCACCGAGGAGCTCTGCGACAAGTGCGGCAGTCCGCTGGTCTTGAAGTGGGGCAAGTTTGGCAGCTTCTACTCGTGCAGCAACTTCACCAAGGTAAAGCCCATGACGGTGGCGATGGGGCCCTGGAAGAAGGATGCAAAGGCAGTCACGAAGAAGGTGACCGCTGCATTTGAGTTTCCTATGATTGTGAAGGCGACGACCGATGATGTGATCGAATACTCGAAAGAGGTCGATGACGCGAAGGAGTTGTCTACCTCCATCAATGCTGCGGCCGAGCAGGGTAAGAAAATTACTGTAGAGCCGGTAAGCTGCGACTTCACTAAGGAGAACTTTGCTGCCAAGCCGGACCTTAGTGCTCCGGGTGCGGATGATGTTCCCGAAGAAGAGTTCTGTGATAACTGCGGTCGCGTGATGGTGCTGCGTAATGGGCCGTGGGGACCGTTCATGGCCTGTCCCGGATACAACGAGGACCCGCCCTGCAAGACGATTCGCAAGCTGACGCAGAAGGTGCAGCAGAAGCCGCCGGTGCAGCTCGAAGAGATGTGCCCGAAGTGCGGCAAGCCATTGCTGTTGCGCAATGGGCAGTACGGCGAGTTCATTAGTTGCAGCGGCTATCCGAAGTGCAAGTACATCAAGCAGGATCTGCTCGATGTGCCGTGCCCCAAGTGCGGCAGCGAGATCGCCGTGCGCAAGACCAAGCGTGGCGATACCTTCTACGGTTGCGTGAAGTATCCGAAGTGCGACTTCGCTTCGAACCTGAAGCTGGTCAATCAGGCCTGCCCCAAGGGAGACAGCTCTTATCTGCTTGAGGTGACGAGCGATAAGGGGACGTACCTCGTATGCCCCAACAATCGCGAGGCCTTACCGAAGCGACGCAAGAAGAGGGGTGCCGTTGAAGAAGAATCGACGACTCCTGAGTGCAGCTACGAGAAGAAGATTGCCGGGCCTGCGCCTGCTGTGGTGGTAGAGCGGCCTGACCCGGAGAAGACTCGGCCTGTGGTCGAGAGTGTTGCATAA